In Oceanobacillus sp. FSL K6-2867, one DNA window encodes the following:
- a CDS encoding prepilin peptidase, translating to MLEIYDYLLFVLVIIAFITDVKYHKLPNWLTAGGMAVGVVYHLIADGINGILFAFFGLLVGGGIFLILYVFKAIGAGDVKLFAAIGAFVGVKMVLYIMMYSIFFAGILAIIILLSTKTIMKKLTIAVFQLFGSLLSRDFRKLEEYKVTKATRFPFMYAVAPAIIAVYYYAFF from the coding sequence ATGCTTGAGATTTACGATTATCTTTTATTTGTTTTAGTAATTATTGCTTTTATAACAGACGTTAAGTATCACAAACTTCCCAACTGGCTTACTGCTGGCGGGATGGCTGTAGGAGTTGTGTATCATCTGATTGCAGATGGAATAAACGGGATTCTATTTGCATTTTTTGGTTTATTGGTAGGCGGTGGCATTTTCCTAATCCTTTATGTATTTAAGGCAATTGGTGCGGGTGATGTTAAATTATTCGCTGCTATTGGGGCTTTTGTTGGTGTGAAAATGGTCTTATATATCATGATGTATTCCATCTTTTTTGCAGGTATTCTAGCTATTATTATTCTATTATCTACAAAAACAATCATGAAAAAATTAACAATTGCTGTTTTTCAACTTTTCGGTTCTTTATTATCCCGGGATTTTAGGAAACTGGAAGAATATAAAGTAACAAAAGCAACGCGTTTCCCCTTTATGTATGCTGTTGCCCCGGCAATTATTGCAGTTTATTATTACGCGTTCTTTTAA
- a CDS encoding protein phosphatase 2C domain-containing protein has protein sequence MSRNWQTGVATHQGMKKNKNEDSYLHLMEKDFNGNEIALFVVADGMGGYEIGDIASRFAIEELEKWWKKRIPKLVKRKDTIDRVLKETEHTLQQINKGIQALSQQTGKKMGTTLSMLVMYQGSYAVLHIGDSRIYHMKNWNYGLQQYFQQETMNEQYLSNLLEEQHTEILETKPELLKLTEDHSWVQVQVTKGALSEEEARNHPKRHVLTQCLGIENTIDMYSHKGDYQASDLFLVCSDGFYSLFSNEEIKNMLVSLEKEYTNLQAICDYLINFSNFSDANDNITLMLIRNLYVNTEHTMEKKGLFSFLKGNKM, from the coding sequence ATGAGCAGAAACTGGCAAACTGGTGTAGCTACACACCAAGGTATGAAAAAAAATAAAAATGAAGATTCCTATTTACATTTGATGGAGAAAGATTTTAATGGAAACGAAATAGCATTATTTGTTGTGGCTGATGGCATGGGCGGCTATGAAATTGGCGACATTGCAAGTCGATTTGCGATAGAAGAGCTCGAGAAATGGTGGAAAAAGCGGATACCAAAACTAGTTAAAAGAAAAGATACGATTGATCGTGTTTTAAAAGAAACAGAACATACATTGCAGCAAATCAATAAAGGAATTCAAGCTTTATCACAGCAAACAGGGAAGAAAATGGGTACGACACTTTCAATGCTTGTAATGTATCAAGGATCTTATGCAGTACTTCATATAGGAGACAGCAGAATCTATCATATGAAAAATTGGAATTACGGTCTTCAGCAATATTTTCAACAGGAAACTATGAACGAGCAATATCTGTCGAATTTATTAGAGGAACAGCATACTGAAATTCTTGAAACAAAACCCGAGCTTTTAAAGCTAACAGAAGATCACTCTTGGGTGCAGGTACAAGTAACAAAAGGGGCATTAAGTGAAGAAGAGGCAAGAAACCATCCAAAACGACATGTACTTACACAATGTCTTGGAATTGAAAATACGATTGATATGTATAGCCATAAAGGGGATTATCAAGCAAGTGATCTATTTCTAGTTTGCAGTGATGGGTTTTACTCATTGTTTTCCAATGAAGAAATTAAGAATATGCTTGTTAGCTTAGAAAAAGAGTATACCAATCTTCAAGCAATCTGTGATTACTTAATTAATTTCTCTAATTTTTCCGATGCAAATGATAATATTACGCTTATGCTCATTCGCAACCTATATGTAAATACAGAACATACAATGGAAAAGAAGGGGCTCTTTTCCTTCTTAAAAGGAAACAAAATGTGA
- a CDS encoding serine/threonine-protein kinase: protein MNKHNIHIKKGDILNGKYHVLSHIASGGMSEVYFVEEVNDTNRRWAVKITNMESKLAAKLIDETKLLSELEHLNLPRVVDFFSTADYFFLVQEYIDAVSLSDYFQLYNNQLPLDTIIKVGVQLCDVLHYLHTQKPYPIIYRDIKPGNIMINKDREIKLIDFGIARRFQQGRMKDTVQVGTVGFAAPEQFEKKQTDTRTDLFSLGALIYYLLSQGKYVYIAQKPIKQLHKRLPKSLDKCVTHLVELEPENRLQDAREAKILMLKAKEEWEKKQNRKWDWTLLRPISIISISIVLIGYIVFSFI, encoded by the coding sequence ATGAATAAACATAATATCCATATAAAAAAAGGTGATATTTTAAATGGAAAATACCACGTTCTCTCACATATTGCTTCAGGCGGTATGTCAGAAGTTTATTTCGTTGAGGAAGTGAACGATACTAATCGGCGGTGGGCGGTAAAGATTACAAATATGGAAAGTAAACTAGCAGCCAAGTTAATTGACGAAACAAAGCTGCTGAGTGAATTAGAACATCTTAACTTGCCGCGTGTCGTTGATTTTTTCTCAACAGCGGATTATTTTTTCCTCGTACAGGAATACATCGATGCAGTGTCATTATCGGATTATTTTCAGCTATACAATAATCAATTGCCACTAGACACTATCATCAAAGTCGGCGTACAGCTTTGCGATGTACTTCACTATTTACATACACAAAAACCATATCCTATAATTTATCGAGATATAAAACCAGGAAATATTATGATCAACAAGGATAGAGAGATAAAGCTGATTGATTTTGGAATTGCAAGGAGGTTTCAGCAAGGTCGGATGAAGGACACCGTTCAAGTTGGCACGGTTGGTTTTGCGGCACCAGAGCAATTTGAAAAAAAGCAAACCGATACACGTACCGATTTATTTTCACTCGGAGCACTTATATATTACTTATTATCCCAAGGGAAATATGTCTATATTGCTCAAAAGCCAATCAAACAATTACATAAAAGACTTCCAAAAAGTCTTGATAAATGTGTTACGCATTTAGTTGAACTAGAGCCTGAGAATCGACTTCAAGATGCACGAGAAGCAAAGATATTGATGCTGAAGGCAAAAGAAGAATGGGAAAAAAAGCAAAATCGAAAGTGGGATTGGACGTTGCTCCGACCTATTTCAATTATATCCATATCCATTGTATTGATTGGTTACATTGTCTTTTCATTCATCTAA
- a CDS encoding DUF6382 domain-containing protein, protein MGTIYNLEYDYSTQNGQSIVFSKKDNKKLTADNLNAVQIKMIQSNRIPHMLPMSLENIDLVTKLHYDINSKQKLISYLRDNKATMNDYYQLFLSLINTLEEASSYMLDQKNYILQMEFLFIGQNPSDVYLTYIPVIDLEKTNSVTEDMKKLLTDVAGEIDGLQGNEFKSILNYIKNESFSLSGLKTLLLELISLRSNVNQMYSNHEYTNDNQMEGNFTENQNTAVQSHPEPIVAGSQSMTKKKVKKKLPPLTSRTKVYLVMGSLLAIALIWKFYDMYRNPTVLVTSSILTVVVMVAVLVFWKIWRPGVTKVETELPQTLEKSVTKQPKPEQKLRQKQQQFNVQIPKQQYQTQFRPSNATSLAATQSDTTLLVADNEDTVLLEEESNLSVATMEKEVDVSATLIRTTADEAPQTIAINKNNFLIGRNEEAVDNPDTAVGVSRIHAEIIKIDSSSFGIKDLGSKNGSKLNGAPMVPYKVYALKEDDEFELGKAHYTFKWSSPQ, encoded by the coding sequence ATGGGAACAATCTACAATTTGGAGTATGATTATTCGACCCAAAATGGTCAATCAATCGTCTTTTCTAAAAAAGACAATAAGAAATTAACGGCAGACAACTTAAACGCTGTTCAAATAAAGATGATTCAGTCTAATCGAATACCACATATGCTGCCAATGTCATTGGAGAATATCGATTTGGTTACGAAGCTTCATTATGATATTAATTCGAAGCAAAAGTTAATTTCCTACTTGCGTGATAACAAGGCTACGATGAATGATTATTATCAATTATTTCTTTCCCTTATTAATACACTTGAGGAAGCAAGCTCTTATATGCTTGATCAGAAAAATTATATCTTACAAATGGAATTTCTATTTATCGGGCAAAATCCGAGTGATGTATATCTGACCTATATACCAGTTATCGATCTTGAGAAAACGAATAGTGTAACAGAAGACATGAAAAAACTTCTAACAGACGTTGCTGGTGAAATTGACGGACTGCAAGGAAATGAATTTAAAAGTATTTTGAACTACATCAAAAACGAATCCTTTAGTTTAAGTGGATTAAAAACATTATTATTAGAATTGATCTCACTTCGATCTAATGTCAACCAAATGTATTCAAATCATGAATATACAAATGACAATCAGATGGAAGGCAACTTTACGGAAAATCAAAACACAGCAGTTCAGTCACATCCAGAACCGATTGTAGCTGGCAGCCAAAGTATGACAAAGAAAAAGGTAAAAAAGAAGCTACCGCCTCTGACCTCAAGAACGAAAGTATATCTTGTCATGGGCTCATTACTAGCGATAGCACTGATTTGGAAGTTTTACGACATGTATAGAAATCCAACGGTACTGGTAACAAGCAGTATTTTAACAGTTGTTGTCATGGTAGCCGTATTGGTATTTTGGAAAATCTGGCGACCAGGAGTTACTAAGGTTGAGACAGAACTACCACAGACACTGGAAAAATCGGTAACTAAACAACCAAAACCTGAACAAAAATTAAGACAAAAGCAGCAACAATTTAATGTACAAATACCGAAACAGCAATATCAAACACAATTTAGACCATCAAATGCTACATCACTTGCTGCAACGCAATCAGATACAACTTTATTAGTTGCAGATAATGAAGATACAGTGCTTCTAGAGGAAGAGTCTAATCTTTCCGTTGCTACAATGGAGAAGGAAGTTGATGTTTCGGCTACACTTATACGGACGACAGCAGATGAAGCACCACAGACGATTGCAATCAATAAAAATAACTTCTTAATTGGCAGAAACGAAGAGGCAGTTGACAACCCTGATACCGCTGTTGGGGTTTCAAGAATCCATGCTGAAATTATTAAAATTGATAGCTCAAGCTTTGGTATTAAGGATTTAGGTTCGAAGAATGGATCTAAATTAAATGGAGCACCAATGGTTCCATACAAAGTCTACGCATTAAAAGAAGATGATGAATTTGAACTTGGGAAAGCACACTATACATTTAAGTGGAGCAGTCCACAATGA